One Lachancea thermotolerans CBS 6340 chromosome F complete sequence DNA window includes the following coding sequences:
- the GPM3 gene encoding phosphoglycerate mutase family protein GPM3 (similar to uniprot|Q12326 Saccharomyces cerevisiae YOL056W GPM3 and to YDL021W uniprot|Q12008 Saccharomyces cerevisiae YDL021W GPM2, Homologs of Gpm1p phosphoglycerate mutase which converts 3-phosphoglycerate to 2-phosphoglycerate in glycolysis), whose product MTGSDTYKLFVLRHGQSELNHENIFCGWIDAGLTEKGKAQAKNAAALIKVHCMANSLEPPKIGYTSRLVRTQQTIEVMLEELNIKPNYRVVTKSTNVDKILREEWSREEALVLQTWRLNERHYGAWQGQRKPTILQEYGKEQYMFIRRDYNGRPPAADLSREMVQEVDDKGSLTGYDFKEPNRRVKYNLEEHSGETLPNNESLSDVVERLDGFLNQIILKNLDYCSSGLVVAHGSSVRSILKIIEGISDTDIKDVEIPNAIPLVIELDRHTKMFVRKYYLDPELAKINAEKVRNEGFEKRD is encoded by the coding sequence ATGACAGGATCAGATACGTACAAGCTATTTGTTCTAAGACATGGTCAAAGCGAGCTGAACCATGAAAACATCTTCTGCGGTTGGATCGATGCTGGCCTCACAGAAAAAGGTAAAGCGCAAGCCAAGAATGCAGCGGCGCTAATAAAAGTCCACTGCATGGCGAATTCCCTTGAGCCACCTAAGATCGGATATACTTCAAGGCTGGTTAGGACACAGCAAACGATCGAAGTAatgcttgaagagctcaacatCAAACCCAACTACAGGGTTGTAACAAAGTCGACCAATGTtgacaaaattttgaggGAGGAATGGAGTCGTGAAGAGGCTTTGGTTTTGCAGACGTGGAGATTGAACGAGCGTCATTATGGGGCCTGGCAGGgccaaagaaaacccaCCATCTTGCAGGAATACGGCAAAGAACAATATATGTTTATCAGAAGAGACTACAACGGTAGGCCCCCTGCTGCGGACTTGAGCAGGGAAATGGTCCAGGAGGTCGATGACAAGGGCTCCTTGACAGGTTACGACTTTAAGGAACCTAACAGAAGAGTTAAGTAcaatcttgaagaacattCTGGCGAAACGCTTCCAAACAACGAGTCTCTCAGTGATGTGGTTGAGCGGCTCGATGGCTTCTTAAACCAGatcattttgaaaaatctggACTACTGCTCGTCAGGGCTCGTTGTGGCTCACGGAAGTTCAGTTCGCTCAATACTGAAAATCATCGAGGGAATCTCCGACACTGACATTAAAGATGTGGAAATCCCTAACGCAATCCCTCTTGTAATCGAATTGGACAGGCACACCAAGATGTTTGTACGCAAGTATTATCTGGATCCCGAACTCGCCAAGATCAACGCAGAAAAGGTCCGCAACGAGGGGTTTGAAAAGCGTGACTAA